One Camelina sativa cultivar DH55 chromosome 3, Cs, whole genome shotgun sequence genomic window carries:
- the LOC104759411 gene encoding 3-ketoacyl-CoA synthase 1-like — translation MERTNSIEMDRERLTAEMAFRDSSSAVIRIRRRLPDLLTSVKLKYVKLGLHNSCNLTTILFFLIILPLAGTVLVQLTGLTLDTLSELWSNQAVQLDGATRLACLVFLCFVLTLYVANRSKPIYLVDFSCYKPEEERKISVDSFLTMTEENGSFTEDTVEFQQRISSRAGLGDETYLPRGITSKPPKLNMSEARAEAEAVMFGVLDSLFEKTGIKPAEVGILIVNCSLFNPTPSLSAMIVNHYKMREDIKSYNLGGMGCSAGLISIDLANNLLKANPNSYAVVVSTENITLNWYFGNDRSMLLCNCIFRMGGAAILLSNRRQDRKKSKYSLVNVVRTHKGSDDKNYNCVYQKEDERGTIGVSLARELMSVAGDALKTNITTLGPMVLPLSEQLMFLISLVKRKMFKLKVKPYIPDFKLAFEHFCIHAGGRAVLDEVQKNLDLKDWHMEPSRMTLHRFGNTSSSSLWYEMAYTEAKGRVKAGDRLWQIAFGSGFKCNSAVWKALRAVSTEEMTGNAWAGSIDDYPVKVVQ, via the coding sequence ATGGAGAGAACAAATAGTATAGAAATGGATCGAGAGAGATTAACGGCGGAGATGGCGTTTCGAGATTCATCATCGGCCGTTATAAGAATCCGTAGACGTTTGCCGGATTTGTTAACGTCCGTTAAGCTCAAATACGTGAAGCTTGGACTTCACAACTCTTGCAACCTCACCAccattctcttctttcttatcATTCTTCCCTTAGCCGGAACCGTGCTGGTTCAGCTAACCGGTTTAACGTTGGATACGCTCTCCGAGCTTTGGTCTAACCAGGCGGTTCAACTCGACGGGGCGACGAGACTCGCCTGCTTGgttttcctctgtttcgttTTGACCCTCTACGTGGCTAACCGGTCTAAACCGATTTATCTAGTTGACTTCTCCTGCTACAAACCGGAAGAGGAGCGGAAAATATCTGTGGATTCGTTCTTGACGATGACGGAGGAAAATGGATCGTTCACAGAAGACACGGTTGAGTTCCAGCAAAGAATCTCGAGCCGGGCCGGTTTAGGAGACGAGACTTATCTGCCACGTGGCATTACCTCAAAACCGCCGAAGCTGAATATGTCGGAGGCACGTGCCGAAGCTGAAGCCGTTATGTTCGGAGTCTTAGATTCCCTCTTCGAGAAAACCGGAATTAAACCGGCAGAAGTCGGAATCTTGATTGTAAACTGCAGCTTATTCAATCCGACACCGTCTCTATCGGCCATGATCGTGAACCATTACAAGATGAGAGAAGACATCAAAAGCTACAACCTTGGAGGGATGGGTTGCTCAGCCGGATTAATCTCAATCGATCTTGCCAACAATCTACTCAAAGCAAACCCTAATTCCTACGCTGTCGTGGTGAGCACGGAAAACATAACCCTAAATTGGTACTTTGGAAATGACCGGTCAATGCTTCTCTGCAATTGCATCTTCCGGATGGGCGGAGCCGCGATTCTACTCTCTAACCGCCGACAAGACCGGAAGAAGTCAAAGTACTCGCTGGTCAACGTCGTTCGAACACATAAAGGATCAGACGACAAGAACTACAATTGCGTGTACCAGAAGGAAGACGAGAGAGGAACAATCGGTGTCTCTTTAGCTCGAGAGCTCATGTCTGTCGCCGGAGACGCTCTAAAGACAAACATCACAACTTTAGGACCGATGGTTCTTCCGTTGTCGGAACAGTTgatgttcttgatttctttggTCAAAAGGAAGATGTTCAAACTGAAAGTGAAGCCGTATATTCCTGATTTCAAGCTAGCTTTCGAGCATTTCTGTATTCACGCAGGCGGTAGAGCGGTTCTTGACGAAGTGCAGAAGAATCTTGATCTCAAAGATTGGCACATGGAACCTTCTAGAATGACTTTGCACCGGTTTGGTAACACTTCGAGTAGCTCACTTTGGTATGAGATGGCTTATACCGAAGCTAAGGGCAGGGTTAAAGCCGGTGATCGACTTTGGCAGATTGCGTTTGGGTCGGGTTTTAAGTGTAATAGTGCGGTTTGGAAAGCGTTACGAGCGGTCTCGACGGAGGAGATGACTGGTAACGCGTGGGCTGGTTCGATTGATGATTATCCGGTTAAAGTTGTACAATAA